A segment of the Methanolinea mesophila genome:
GCCAAGGAGGACTGCTATTATTCCCACCGGAACGTTGACAAAAAAGATAAACTGCCAGGAAAGGGCGCTGGTGAGGAATCCACCGATCACCGGCCCCATCGCCGCACCCAGCATGGTGAACATGGCAACTATCCCGAGCGCCTGGCCACGCAGGGCCGCGGGGAGGTACGAAGTCACCATAACCGCCCCGAGTGCCGATATGATTGCTCCTCCCACCGCCTGAAGAATCCGCGCGAGAATGAGGAGGTCTATCGAGGGGGAAAAGCCGCATAGTGCCGATCCTACGGTGAATACGGCGAAACCCGAGAGGAATACCCGGCGGTATCCCTTCATGTCCCCCAGCCGTGCCGAAACAAGAAGCAGACTCACGAGGACGATGAGGTAGGCGTTAAGCACCCATGAACTGGTCACGGTGGTGATCCGGAATGCTTTCGCGATAGTGGGCAGGGCGATATTCACAATGGTGGCATCGAGCCCTGCCATAAATGAACCGAGCGATATCACGAGCACGATTAAAAGCTCAGCAGGCGACATTTTATTCCGTGAAGCGGATTCCACCATAATATCAATTAGCCTTTCAGCCGGTCGTATATAACCTATTCCAAATTATCCGGATTTTTTCTCCTTACGATATCGGGCTTTCCGACATGAGAGAATACAATGAGGCGATTCGTTTCGCCGAACGTCCCGTAAAAAATTCCCGGGGTGAGGTTTACCCTGCACCGCACGGGGATTGAAAATAAACGGATTATTCGATTTTCAGGACCATCAGGGTGATATCGTCGAATTGCGGTCGGTTGCCTGCAAAAGCCCGTACATCCTGCACGACCGCGTCGATGATCCCCCTCGATGAGAGGTGTCGGGATAGCTCGACGATCTTCTCGAGCCGGGCGACTCCGTACTCCTCGTCCTGTTCATTCGCGGCCTCGGTCACCCCGTCGGTATAGAGCACCGCAATATCCCCTGGTTTAAGATTTACCTCGACAGATTCGAGTTCTATCTCATCGAGAACTCCCAGTGCGATTCCTTTTGCCTTGAGGAGGGTTATCCTTTCATTCCCGGTCCCGAACAGGAGCGGGGGATTATGCCCCGCATTCACGAATGTGAGGCTTTTTTCGCGGGGGTCGAGGATCGCGTAAAAGAGCGTGACGAACATGCTGGTCTTTGAATCGAGGTAGATATTCCTGTTCGCCTCCCGGATCGATTCCGCAGGGTCCGGATTATGGGCGGCACTGGCCCTGATAAGCGTCCTGGAGAGCGCCATGAAGAGCGCGGCAGGCACTCCCTTTCCGGATACATCCGCGATCACCAATCCCCAGTGCTCCTCTCCCACAGGGATGAAGTCATAGAAGTCACCCCCGACCTCGGCGGCCGGGAGATTGAACCCCTGCAGATCGATCCCGGGGAGTACCGGGGCGGCATCCGGCAGGAAACTCTGCTGGATGCCCTTCGCAATCTCCAGCTCTTTTAATATACGCTCTTTCTCCGCAGTTGTCCTGCGGAGGGTGGCCACGTGTTCCCTTAAATCCGCCGCCATGTGGTTGAAAGAGTCGGCAAGGTCCTCGAACTCGTCACCGGTATGTACTTCCACCGTATATTCGAGATCGCCCCGCCCGATCGCCTCGGAACCTCTTTTGAGGTCTTCGAGAGGGCGGGTGAGATACCGGCTGAAAATGAGGGTGAGGACCCCCACGACTGCGAGGAGGACGAGGAACATGGCGGAAAATATGGTACGCATCATCTCCTGCTGGCTGCCGATATGGGATGCGGTATCTTCCGATGCAGCGAGGATGCTCTCCCTGGTGGAGAGTGCCGGGGCGATAACCTCTTCTACCGGCATCACCACCGCCACCGACCAGTTGACGCTCTCCACCGGGGCGTAGGCGATGAACCGCTCCCCGTCCTCGAACATCACCCTCGCAATTCCGGTCCTGCCATTTATCATCTCCCGGGTTACCGCCACCAATCCGGGATTTGCGGAATCGAGGAGGTTTTCGGTGACAAAGGACTCGTCCCACCTCATGTCCCCGGACGAAAGCCCCGGGCGGGTGATCACGTTGCCGTGCTGGTCGATGAGCATCGCATAGCCCCTGTTTCCGACCTGGGTGCCGATGATATTCTGGTTGATGGTCTCGATGGTGACATCGGCCCCGATCACCCAGAACCATCCGGATTCGGGATCGTTCACAGGTTTCGAACAGGTGACCATCAGCCCGTGCCCGAGGAGGTCGACGTACGGCTCGGACCAGGTGACCGAACCCGATTCTTTTGCCTGCGTGAACCACCCTCTCATCCTGGGGTCGAACGATGCGTTTAGTCCTGTCACCCAGGGATAGATCATGGACATCCCGCTCTCCGTTCCTACGTACACCCCGGCGAGATGCGGGTCGGCATGATAGACCGGGATGAAGATATCGTCCATCATGCCCGCCGCATTGCGTTCGGCTAACGGGATGTCCGCTTCTGCGCCCGGAGCGAGGAAGAGCACTGTCGTGCTGTAGATATCGTCCGGGGGCTCGTCCTGGAGGTAGAAGTGTCGCTCCCTGACCATCGAGGGGTCGGTCTGAAGCTCCCCTGCGTAGTACGCCATGGTGTCGATCTCTCCGTTCACCTGTTCGAAGACGATATTGCTGATGTATGCCTGGTCTTTCGCGAGCCTGAGGAGTGAGTCCCTCGCATCCTGTTCGAGGGCCGCGGTGCTGTCGTTCATTGCCCGTGAGCCGAGTTCGTCGCTCCGGTCCATGGCGAAACGGCTTACGTCTCCCATCTGCACGAATGCGAGTAACCCGGTGACCAGGAGCGCAGAAACGGAGAGTGCGAGGAAGACCAGCAGGATCTTGGTCCTGACTGATATGCGGACTGCATTCCCGGCGGTC
Coding sequences within it:
- a CDS encoding SpoIIE family protein phosphatase, coding for MRSGKTAGNAVRISVRTKILLVFLALSVSALLVTGLLAFVQMGDVSRFAMDRSDELGSRAMNDSTAALEQDARDSLLRLAKDQAYISNIVFEQVNGEIDTMAYYAGELQTDPSMVRERHFYLQDEPPDDIYSTTVLFLAPGAEADIPLAERNAAGMMDDIFIPVYHADPHLAGVYVGTESGMSMIYPWVTGLNASFDPRMRGWFTQAKESGSVTWSEPYVDLLGHGLMVTCSKPVNDPESGWFWVIGADVTIETINQNIIGTQVGNRGYAMLIDQHGNVITRPGLSSGDMRWDESFVTENLLDSANPGLVAVTREMINGRTGIARVMFEDGERFIAYAPVESVNWSVAVVMPVEEVIAPALSTRESILAASEDTASHIGSQQEMMRTIFSAMFLVLLAVVGVLTLIFSRYLTRPLEDLKRGSEAIGRGDLEYTVEVHTGDEFEDLADSFNHMAADLREHVATLRRTTAEKERILKELEIAKGIQQSFLPDAAPVLPGIDLQGFNLPAAEVGGDFYDFIPVGEEHWGLVIADVSGKGVPAALFMALSRTLIRASAAHNPDPAESIREANRNIYLDSKTSMFVTLFYAILDPREKSLTFVNAGHNPPLLFGTGNERITLLKAKGIALGVLDEIELESVEVNLKPGDIAVLYTDGVTEAANEQDEEYGVARLEKIVELSRHLSSRGIIDAVVQDVRAFAGNRPQFDDITLMVLKIE